The nucleotide window CGGTCGCCGTGATGCCCGTACTTCTGCAACTTGTAGCGGAACTGGCGGAAGCTGAGGCCGAGAACCTCGGCGGCCCGTGTCTGATTACCGCCCGTGCGCTCGAGCGCTTGCTGGATGTACCGCTGCTCGATGCGCTCCAGGTGTGCCTCCAGATCGAGGCCGTTGTCGGGGATGTCGAGCAGGACGTCCTTGGGGTCGGCGGGTCGGGTCAGGTTCGGAGGCAACGCATCGGGCGTGATCATCTCGCCATTGCCCAGGACGATCGCGCGCTCGATCACGTTCTCGAGCTCCCGGATGTTCCCGGGCCAGAGATAGCCTTCGAGGATCGCCAGCGTCTCCGGGGTGACCCCTTGGGCGCTCTTGCCTACCGCCTTCGAGATCTTCTCGATGAAGTGGGCGACTAGGAGCGGGATGTCCTCGCGGCGCTCGCGGAGCGGCGGCAGGTGGACGGGGATCACGTTCAGTCGGTAAAAGAGGTCCTCCCGCAAAAGGCCGTCAGCCATGGCGCGCGTGAGATCACGGTTGGACGCTGCGATGAGCCGCACGTCGATCTTGAGGTCGTGAGTGTCCCCGACCCTCCGCACCTCGCGCTCCTGGATCGCCCGCAAGAGCTTCACCTGGACGGAGTGCGGGACTTCGGTGATCTCGTCGAGGAACAACGTGCCGCCCTCGGCGGCCGTGAACAGACCCGGCGTGCTGGCCACGGCGCCGGTGAAGGCGCCCTTCAGGTGGCCGAACAGCTCGGACTCCATCAAGCCTTCGGGGATGGCGCCGCAGTTGACCGAGATGAAGGGCGCGTTCCGCCGCGGGCTCTCGTGGTGGATCGCCACCGCCGCCAGCTCCTTGCCCGTGCCGCTTTCGCCCGTGACCATGACGGTCGAGGTGGAATCGGCGATCTTGCGGATCGTCTCGAACAGCTCGAGCATCTTGCGGCTACGGCCGATGAAGTTTTCGAAGCCCCGCTCCTTCCGGAGCTGCTGCTTCAGCACGATGTTCTCGTCCTGCAGCCGCTTGCGCTCGAGCGCCTTCTCGATGGTGAGCCGGATCGCCTCCAGCTTGAACGGTTTCGTGATGTAGTCGTACGCGCCGAGCTTCATGGCCTCGACAGCGGTCTCCGTCGAGGCGTACGCCGTGACGACCAGGACGATGGTCTGCGGCGAGTGCTGCTTGGTGGCCCGGAGCACGGCCAGGCCGTCGGTCTTGCGCATCCGCAGGTCGGTGATGACGAGGTCGAACGCCTCCGCCTTGAGCGCACCGAGGGCGCTCTCGCCGCTCTCGGCGACGGTGACGTCGTACCCGCTCTGCCGCAGCATGATGGCCAGCAGATCGCGCATGCTGCGCTCATCGTCGACGACGAGCACCCGCATCTCAGGCGCCTCCCGCCAGAAGGGTGATGGTGAACGTCGTGCCGAGGCCGGGCGAGCTGCGGACGCCGATGTCCCCGCCGTGGTCGCGGACGATCCGGTGCACCAGGGCCAGCCCCAGCCCGGTGCCCTCGGGCTTGGTCGAAAAGAAGGGCTCGAACACATGCTGAAGATCCGCCGGGGCGATGCCCTCCCCGGTGTCGGTCACGCTCACCTCGAGGCGATTCCCCTGGACGACCGCTCCCACGGAAAGCTCGCCGCCCTCGGGCATGGCCTCGGCCGCGTTGAGGCAGAGATTCCAGAGCGCTTGCTTGAACTGATCTCCATCGATGCGCCACGGGATCGAGGGAGGAAAGTCGCGGGTGATCTTGAGCGAGGGCGACGTCGCGCGATGCTCGAGCAGCAGCAGCACGTCGTCCAGGACATGCGCCACGTCGAGGGTGTCGAGAGCCAGGGGCGCCGGCCGGGCGTACTCGAGGAACCCCCTGATGATCTGGTTGAG belongs to Candidatus Methylomirabilota bacterium and includes:
- a CDS encoding sigma-54 dependent transcriptional regulator gives rise to the protein MRVLVVDDERSMRDLLAIMLRQSGYDVTVAESGESALGALKAEAFDLVITDLRMRKTDGLAVLRATKQHSPQTIVLVVTAYASTETAVEAMKLGAYDYITKPFKLEAIRLTIEKALERKRLQDENIVLKQQLRKERGFENFIGRSRKMLELFETIRKIADSTSTVMVTGESGTGKELAAVAIHHESPRRNAPFISVNCGAIPEGLMESELFGHLKGAFTGAVASTPGLFTAAEGGTLFLDEITEVPHSVQVKLLRAIQEREVRRVGDTHDLKIDVRLIAASNRDLTRAMADGLLREDLFYRLNVIPVHLPPLRERREDIPLLVAHFIEKISKAVGKSAQGVTPETLAILEGYLWPGNIRELENVIERAIVLGNGEMITPDALPPNLTRPADPKDVLLDIPDNGLDLEAHLERIEQRYIQQALERTGGNQTRAAEVLGLSFRQFRYKLQKYGHHGDR